In Salisediminibacterium beveridgei, one DNA window encodes the following:
- a CDS encoding IS3 family transposase has product MSIQELHETKDYPIQELCAIAGVARSAYYKWLNREVPKQEQDTQYLAQLIVLIYHDDEVNQTYVYRRMTSQMNAWGVRCSENKVLRIMRILRIQSQIRKKRKVYPRVNPDHLAKNVLDREFKAQEPNEKWCTDITEMKDERGKKQFLSAVIDLYDNSIVAFKLSKRNDNHLVESTLIEAFAQNPNVQSIIHSDRGSQYTSHMYHDLKEIYGFTLSMSRAGYCIDNQPIERFFGTLKAEYYYRMSFSSTEQLENGIHNYIDFYNWRRVTLTFKGLAPKLYRRQYQGAA; this is encoded by the coding sequence GTGAGTATTCAAGAATTGCATGAAACCAAGGACTATCCGATTCAAGAACTGTGTGCCATCGCGGGTGTTGCTCGATCCGCCTACTATAAGTGGCTGAACCGTGAGGTTCCAAAACAAGAACAGGATACGCAATATTTAGCTCAACTGATTGTCTTGATCTATCATGATGATGAAGTCAATCAAACATATGTTTATCGTCGGATGACAAGTCAAATGAATGCTTGGGGTGTCAGATGCAGTGAGAACAAGGTTTTACGTATCATGAGAATCCTTCGGATTCAATCACAAATCCGTAAAAAGCGTAAGGTTTATCCACGGGTTAACCCGGATCATCTAGCGAAGAATGTGTTAGATCGAGAATTTAAGGCTCAGGAACCCAATGAGAAATGGTGTACGGACATCACTGAAATGAAAGATGAGCGTGGCAAAAAGCAGTTCTTGAGTGCTGTGATTGACTTATACGACAATTCAATTGTTGCCTTTAAGCTTTCAAAACGAAACGACAATCATTTGGTGGAAAGCACGTTAATCGAAGCCTTTGCACAGAACCCAAATGTGCAATCGATCATTCACAGTGATCGAGGATCTCAATACACATCCCATATGTATCATGATTTGAAAGAAATATACGGGTTCACGCTAAGTATGTCGAGAGCTGGCTATTGTATTGATAATCAGCCAATTGAACGATTTTTCGGCACGTTAAAAGCAGAATATTATTACCGTATGTCTTTCTCATCAACTGAACAATTGGAGAATGGCATCCATAACTATATTGATTTTTATAACTGGCGAAGAGTGACGTTAACTTTCAAGGGACTGGCACCAAAGTTGTACCGGAGACAATACCAGG